The region acaaaaacaaaattaaatttaaccaaTCATAAGCCTACGGAAATATTCAATTACCAAACGAACAGAGGTTCCATGAATTGAATGACAATTACAAAACCTAGCGTCACCAATATCAGTCCTAGATTTAGTAGTAGCATTAAGCAACAAACTCCTTTTACATTCGGGCAAAATGGATTCGGTGCTGACATCAATTCAACTTGGGCTCCGGCACGTCGAGAACGATTACTTCGACCGGTTTTGGCTGAACTGGCAACTGAATATAAACTCCGAGGACCTCGTGAATGGGATCTATGTACACTATAGCGACTGaaaaattcgaagaaattaattaataaaatgagtGTGGTTCCAACGgtcattcatttatttcgaaaacaaCCCGTAAATTCATCTTAGCATtaactaaattaattttttatttgaatgaaatattcattATCCATCAAACGGTATCTGGTATGGTTCCAAGACCATAATAAAATCGCAATGTATTACAACTCTAAATTATTGCTTTTATGGGAAATAAAGCAACGAtttgataataaaatatttaataacatTTGGTTCTGCATCTGTTTGTATTTTCCCCCATCATTCTCGAATAAGATTCAATTCATGTGTTGAGTCGTTAACACATTTATCGACAAACGTGATTCGTCTCACTCAAAGctctttttatttgaaaaaaaagggtTCATCACCACATTTCCTTATATAAAAATCTACTCTTTCGAAATAACGTCGAATCAATCCTCTATCATACACAGATTCATGTTCTCATACCGCTTAGATCCTTAgaatattaacagttttaaaaGTGTATTGCGAAGTAATGACGAAACACTTGTATCAGAGCTTTTAGGATTTCGGGCTTTAGAggagcaaaatttattgaagacAAAAGGGTGAATTGAATGGAGTGTATCGGAAATGTTCAATAATTTCATaacatgaaaatcaaaattttttaaattagactTTCAACTTAAAACAAAGACACTTTTTTAGGTTATGTCACTGAAGCAGCCATTTTCATTCCTAacgaattgaaattctttgagtcaattattcaaatttttatatcaaaatgcATAAGAAAACTAATATCGTACATCAGTCATTTTAGATAATAGTTCTTGAAATTTAACCAATATTTCTTGGAAAGATTCTGATCTACACTCTACGGATATCCAAAGAGTGTAATTTCTTCTATTTTGTCAACAATTCTGAATACTGACGACAGAATGAACGAGAAAATAAGACTTAAAAGGTAATCTTTCATAACATACAACTAGTGGAGTATGGGGTTATTGGGCGTTAATACATCATATACTCCATAACAATATAGCACCCCCTACTATGTTCAAAAATCACGAAGTGAAGACCGTGAAGACATAACATCTGTTCAACActctttttcgctttttttctcatctaaatttaaaatggctTAAAAGACTCTTCAAGAGCTTAAAGCTTTGTTATATGTGCGAGATTATACGCGTACTATTTTCATGtattatttcgttttattcatatttttagCAGTAGACAAAGACAATcaaaaatacatgaaaaataaGTAGTAATAATCTGTGCAATGTATGTATTTGGTTGAATGGGCAGCGGCGGCGTATATAACACCGTCAGAGAGAATAATAAACTCTTGTGTTTTGTGTGGCACAAATAAGCTTGGCTGATGTGACAATTGTTTCTTATATTGGAAGAAGACTACTCGTTTTTCATAGTTAAGGTTGCTGAATCGTGCTTCAAGTTCTtgtagaaaaatcaaaatgtttgaacCACGATTGCTAGCCatgtaattattatttttagaaagtcaaatgagggacctaatacactgtgtaaaaatgaactcaaataaaCACTGACATTTGTCAATTCAAGCACCTCTGCCTGGTTTGTTTTACTTTGTCGTGGTAAAATGTCTAGCCTAAATAAGAGGagtcaaattgtttttcaacacaaaaaacacaATCTCACTTAACCCGTCTAAAGAACACTTTCCATTCACTATAATCCAAGAACATGCCCCTTCTAAAATTACCACAATTATTTGTAATATAACGTAACATTGCCAGTGATCAATCAAAtgcgatttaaaaaaagaaatcaaattctATTCCTATCCCAAACGTCCTGATCTAGTCCGGACATTAAATACTGCAACAGAATCCAACTGAATATACGTTTTTGGGTTTTACTGTTCGCTTATAAACCACAGTACCGAATGCATTTATTTTCGTATCCACCTGAATGATGTCGTTTTAATATTACTGTTACCCATTCCTTGTGAGTATACTGGATATTACAGCGAACAAAAAGGGggcgagtttttttttgtatatatatactgTGTGAAGAGCTTCTTTGCTGAGAATGTCATTCCAATATTGTATTCCCATCTTCTatggaaattcaattcaaaatgttcATCCTTTAGCTGGTGCTGCAATCCATAATAAATATGATTTAATGCAAATTTGATATTAACAATGTAGATTTTGTCGGATAGCAAAGCGTTATACGGTGTAACAGCGCGCTTGGATATGTGTGTGATGTGATGAAGCAGAAGCTCTCCTTTCGTTTTAATCTCGAACGACGAAAAGGGAGATCGGTATAAATGCAGAAATGGGTTACTGTGTATCATTTCGTcatcaataataaattactttgATCGACCCAAGTAAAGTACGAGAGGAATCTCTTTTACATTCGTTGGACGATATTATTCTAAAGAACATACTATACCACTGTTGGCTAAgtagaaaaaatggaaaactgtTCGTTTTCCATTTCAAAGAAATATGTATGTGGATGAATGTGTGATTCCTTAGAGATGATTGGGACGTGGTGCTACTATCAACCGCATTTTTCTCTATGTTTGCACGTTGAATATAAAAACATATCTTTGATCTGAAAGGCTAGCTAAATATGAGTCCAACAAGAGTAGAATGTCACTCGAGGTGTGTGTCTGCTCTTTGAATGGAGAtggaaaaaattaatgaacTATCACGTTATTTAACCCTTCAGAAACGTATATAGTCGCGTTTATCAACAACACTCTGGCTATTGGTGATCTCTTATACAGCACAATGTACTGGTAATATACCAAACGGAAGGCGAACACTCTGTTACTCACTTaggaaattaatgaaaattctcgACTCACCTAATTTCCGATGGAGCTTTATAAGCTGCACTCGTCACATAAATATCACTTCCAGTATCGCCCCCATGATCATAGCTAAGTGCCGACGGTGCTCTAGGCGGAATTCGATTCGGCGGCCCGTTCGAGGGACTCATCACTAACGATCGTGGTCCACCATTTTCCGATCGatcgattttcgtttttctaaCTGGAGGATGTGGTGGTGATGTTCGTTCATTTGTtatctaagattttcaacatttattttaggaccaaacgtttttcatttcgaatgCACATACCGTATACTCAGACATTGTTCGTTCGGATGGTGCTCTATGACTCTCTTCACCATCCGTCCAATATCCCCGATTAGCGTGTACATATGGTGGATCGGGTGTGTCACGATCATTTGTAGCTACATAATGTCCTCCCTTGATTCTTtggtaacaaacaaaataataaaaacgaaatacaTTCGCCCCTTTAATACCAATTATCGTTAACGTTAATATCATCAAGATTCCACTTACTTCTTAACTGGTCGTTCGTGCATTCCTTTCAACATATTTAAGAAATTCGTTGAAGTTGCGTTTTATGCGAAGAAGAGTATGGATTAAATCCCTCttattatatatatacgcACACCAGGCGACAGCCTATGTACTTAAGCTGTGTAAAGTTATTTGCGGGTGGGAAAATGGAATTGATTCAATTTCCTTAATTTggctttttgtttatttcctATAAATGTGGAAATAGAACCAAAATAACTTAAGATTTGATTAGCATTCCGTTGAGCTTTCCGCATAATCCATGGTATTCTGTaacggaaaaataaaataattttagtgATGGGAAATATGCAGATATTTGCTGAGTAAAATGTTACGATGTTTTTGTGACGGAAATATTACACCGGATTCACTATTactaatgaaaatattttctataatgGATTGGATTGAGCTAAACATCAAAATGAATCGATGAATAGGATGTGACACAAGGTACACCGGTTATTTTCAGAAATGTTACAGCTGAAGCGAATGTACGGACTCGAATAACGCATAAAACTGTGAAAAGATATCTAATTTATAAATGCTTAAAGAACATTAAAAACGAATTATGTAACCAGTCCCGTAACATAAAGTTTAACCGCTTTTCAATGAACACTGGAACTGGTTGTAAGATGAAAGATCACCTCATATGgacatacattttcaataaatccgATTATGATAGATCATtccaaaattaattcaaattacgTGAAAATCAAGATAAACTGTTAAGCCGTGTAGAGTGGAAACAGATGGtgacaacgacgacaagaaTTAACTATAAGTGCTGCAAGTCGCAAGTGTTTTCGTAGCTAATTTGATTGGTCCCTAAAAGTCGATGCGAGCGGTGGTCGAAACCCAAAAACATGTACTTTTCTAATGGAGTTCTCTCCAGATACACGAACGGTACATAGTCGTGCGACGTGTCGTTGGAAAGgaaattgcatgtacttttgAGGTGGGCTTAAAACTCATCCACACTGATGGACTGTTGAAAATATGGGTAAAATGTCGGCGAACTTACGACGGTTCCCTTGTACGccaaaaaatggttttgcgCTGATTTCTGATATTATATAATCGGGCATTAAAGGTATGGCTATAGAAATGAGATTTTCTAATTATCCACTCAAGCGGATCAGAACATAGTTCCTTGAACTGAAGGAATGAAAGGCAATGACCCATccggaaaattattttttatatgtggcCTCGTAAATGGCTTTAGTCGTTAACACCCAATCAGTCTCGGTTTCAGCTTCTTAGAAAAGTACTTTAGTACGTCTTCTATAGAACTTGTGACCTTGCAAGTTGTTAAAAGATTAGGATGACAAGGGACACCAATatttctttcaataaaaataccaTGGGACCTACGACGCGACGTGTAACTTCTCGCTTCATCGATCACACCTACTATTTTCTgagcgaaaattgatttcgatCAGTTGTCTACCTGTACTGAACTACCTATATATTGTTACCTTTATATTACGTCACATCAGCTTCCAGTCTGACTAATGTGGGTATAataatttaatacaaaaacaacaacaaaaacggCGTACTCTTATGTgagcaaataataaaaaatcgaatgtGTAGCTACTTTTATGGCAAGTCCAATGCATATGCAAGGTTGTATATCGTTACAAAACGGCCTTCATTCTTCAAAAAGATTATTTTGCGTTTCTTCGTCATAACTTGGTTATGAGAGTATTTATTTTGTGGgcgatattttatttatatcatAGGCTTGGTCTCGGCTACATAACTTACGTGAACTTTTcgattcgaaataaaaaattttttgaaatttttgctgaTTTCTGAGCTGAAATGgtatataaatttcaaaaaattgatattttttccAGTATAAATTTGTAGTCCGTTAGAAATAAACGAGGAATTGAAAtggcaacaaaaaatttta is a window of Bradysia coprophila strain Holo2 unplaced genomic scaffold, BU_Bcop_v1 contig_350, whole genome shotgun sequence DNA encoding:
- the LOC119080497 gene encoding uncharacterized protein LOC119080497, which produces MLKGMHERPVKKIKGGHYVATNDRDTPDPPYVHANRGYWTDGEESHRAPSERTMSEYTITNERTSPPHPPVRKTKIDRSENGGPRSLVMSPSNGPPNRIPPRAPSALSYDHGGDTGSDIYVTSAAYKAPSEISRYSVHRSHSRGPRSLYSVASSAKTGRSNRSRRAGAQVELMSAPNPFCPNVKGVCCLMLLLNLGLILVTLGFVIVIQFMEPLFVWILGVIFLIFGFLTLIGSMIYCVIVCRDAKTPAQLRNEDLYWTRHWQKNIGYTPHEINYKTDRYDGYSDRYSVGKQSGKFSDRESNRY